DNA sequence from the Huiozyma naganishii CBS 8797 chromosome 10, complete genome genome:
TCGACCACAACGTGAAGCAGTTCAAAGAGGGTGCCATAGACTGGCTCTCCCCAGTCCTATTCAATGGACACCTGCAGACTGGGTACACCGGGTACAAGGAGTTCAACGAGATCGACGAGGTGCAATACAAGCGGGTTGTCGTGGAATACCCGCATGGCGGACAAGGTGCCATCGACTTCGTTGTGACGGAGCCGCTCCCCGAGGGGAAGAAGCGGCCTGATACGCCCGCACCGATGGGGCAGCACCCGTTCACTAGGCCCCTCGACGAGCAATACCGGTATGCGGCCCCGGGGGACCCGACACTCAGGTCCAGCGATGAGAGCCCGCTGCTGATTATGTGCCATGGGCTCACGGGCGGGTCCCATGAGAGTTACCTTCGGCCAATGCTCAGCAGGATCACTGGCGACGCATACGGGTTTGAGGCCTGCGTGGTGAACTCCCGTGGGTGTTGCCAGTCGGCGATCACTACGCCGCAACTTTACAGCGGTGGGTGGACGAACGACCTCAGACACTGCGTCCGCGAGTTGCGTGATAGGTTCCCGAACAGACCCTTCTACATGATGGGGTTCTCCCTGGGCGCCGCGATTGTTGCTAACTACATCGGCGAGGAGGGGGACCGTTGCGACGTCAAAACGGCCGTCGTCATGTCCGCACCTTGGGATATGGTCAAGGGccagcagtttctggacGGGTACCAGTTCGGCAGGAGGATCTACAGCCCTACCCTGTGCAACAACCTCGTCAGGCTTCTCACGAGACATCTCGGCGTCCTGTTGCAAAGCCCACTGTTCAAACAGAAGTGGGAGGCCAGCAAGGGGAAGTTGCGCACCGTCAAGGACTTCGACGACTACTTCACGGGACCCATGTTCGGGTACAGGGACTCCCAGGATTACTACAGGGACGCATCCCCGAGGAATCGCATCCCGGGGATCAGAGTGCCCCTTATCGGCATCAACAGTCTCGATGACCCGATCATCGGCGGAAAGTCAATCGTGCCAGAACAAGAGTTACAGGAGAACCCGTACGTGCGTCTCATCCTGACGAACATCGGTGGGCATCTCGGATGGTTCAAGGACGTCAACGGATACAGATGGTACACGGAACCAGTGTGCGAGTACTTCTCCGC
Encoded proteins:
- the MGL2 gene encoding putative carboxylic ester hydrolase (similar to Saccharomyces cerevisiae YMR210W) encodes the protein MTFQEWLPNCLVVRQVRSSKGDVEFAGDGGELSWSELIDHNVKQFKEGAIDWLSPVLFNGHLQTGYTGYKEFNEIDEVQYKRVVVEYPHGGQGAIDFVVTEPLPEGKKRPDTPAPMGQHPFTRPLDEQYRYAAPGDPTLRSSDESPLLIMCHGLTGGSHESYLRPMLSRITGDAYGFEACVVNSRGCCQSAITTPQLYSGGWTNDLRHCVRELRDRFPNRPFYMMGFSLGAAIVANYIGEEGDRCDVKTAVVMSAPWDMVKGQQFLDGYQFGRRIYSPTLCNNLVRLLTRHLGVLLQSPLFKQKWEASKGKLRTVKDFDDYFTGPMFGYRDSQDYYRDASPRNRIPGIRVPLIGINSLDDPIIGGKSIVPEQELQENPYVRLILTNIGGHLGWFKDVNGYRWYTEPVCEYFSAFQRQVVLPGLKPKNTYDELHCKPVKTSFF